From Paenibacillus sp. V4I7, one genomic window encodes:
- the nadE gene encoding ammonia-dependent NAD(+) synthetase, producing the protein MQETIQASLFVQGNIDVAYEIERRVQFLKAYLIHTGAKGYVLGLSGGQDSTLTGKLAEIAIQELNAEGSTETYPFMAVRLPYGIQKDEDDAQAAIRFIGPSRVVTVNIQSAVDASVRQFAEATGEVLSDFHKGNVKARERMKVQYDLAAHYQLLVLGTDHAAEAITGFFTKHGDGACDVAPIYGLNKRQGKLLLEQLGCPEHLYLKKPTADLEDLKPGLPDEEALGLTYDQLDDYLEGSPLLASAVQKIEERYVITEHKRRGQVNCYDNWWKG; encoded by the coding sequence ATGCAGGAAACGATTCAAGCTTCATTATTTGTGCAGGGAAACATCGACGTGGCCTACGAAATCGAGCGTCGAGTACAATTCCTTAAGGCCTATCTGATTCATACGGGGGCTAAAGGCTACGTGCTTGGGCTTTCTGGAGGTCAAGACTCCACATTAACTGGCAAGCTGGCCGAAATAGCCATCCAAGAGCTGAATGCGGAAGGCAGCACGGAAACCTATCCATTCATGGCTGTTAGGCTGCCTTACGGTATCCAGAAAGATGAAGATGATGCACAGGCTGCAATACGTTTTATTGGGCCTAGCCGCGTCGTAACGGTTAACATACAATCCGCGGTGGATGCGTCTGTACGGCAATTTGCCGAAGCTACGGGTGAGGTTTTGAGTGATTTTCACAAAGGGAATGTGAAGGCTCGTGAGCGCATGAAGGTGCAGTATGACTTGGCCGCGCACTATCAATTGCTTGTTTTGGGGACGGATCATGCGGCTGAGGCGATTACTGGTTTTTTCACGAAACATGGAGATGGTGCATGCGATGTGGCTCCGATCTATGGTCTTAATAAGCGGCAAGGCAAGCTGCTGCTCGAGCAGTTGGGGTGCCCGGAACATTTGTATTTGAAAAAGCCTACGGCAGATTTGGAAGATTTAAAACCAGGTCTTCCGGATGAAGAAGCACTGGGACTCACTTACGATCAGTTGGATGACTACTTGGAAGGAAGCCCCCTGCTCGCTTCTGCTGTGCAGAAGATTGAGGAGCGCTACGTCATTACCGAACATAAACGCAGGGGTCAAGTAAACTGCTATGACAATTGGTGGAAAGGATGA
- a CDS encoding cysteine hydrolase family protein gives MKALIIIDYTVDFVVGNCGEPGVAIEARICEITEQFLAQQEFVVMAVDLHDEQDPFHPETKLFPPHNIRGTAGRDLYGRLKTVHERNKNTINWMDKTRYSAFCGTELELNLRARGIHEVHLVGVCTDICVLHTAMDAYNKGFDIVVHEDAVASFNQTGHEWALQHFQNTLGAKVARG, from the coding sequence ATGAAAGCTCTTATTATCATTGATTATACGGTGGATTTTGTTGTTGGGAACTGTGGGGAACCGGGCGTTGCGATTGAAGCGAGAATTTGTGAAATTACAGAGCAATTTTTGGCCCAGCAGGAATTTGTGGTCATGGCCGTTGATCTCCACGATGAACAAGACCCTTTCCATCCAGAGACGAAGCTGTTTCCTCCACATAATATTCGCGGCACAGCGGGGCGCGATTTATATGGCAGGTTGAAAACCGTACATGAGCGTAATAAGAATACGATTAATTGGATGGACAAAACAAGATACAGCGCCTTCTGCGGCACCGAGTTGGAGCTTAATTTAAGGGCAAGAGGAATTCATGAGGTGCATTTGGTTGGGGTTTGCACAGATATTTGTGTGCTGCATACAGCAATGGATGCTTACAACAAAGGCTTCGACATTGTTGTTCATGAAGATGCAGTCGCTAGTTTTAATCAGACAGGGCATGAATGGGCCTTGCAGCATTTTCAAAATACACTTGGGGCGAAAGTCGCTCGAGGTTAA
- a CDS encoding NUDIX domain-containing protein has translation MPIENESNYQASKYRTPDGAPTDIVIFTITSEGKGSVKKSLPTRELQVLLIQRKQWPFEGHWALPGGFTMETETIQESARRELTEETGVSDVHIEYFNVYSTPQRDPRGWMISHAFFALVHERHLEKRQAADDAADVRLFPIDEALAMDLAFDHEIIMKDALAQIQQKMLTTTIAREFLSEEFTMSELYQVIQTVVPTFKERNFIRKITSTQSRKGIIEEVLDHNGQGKMSNRYSQRAAQLYRFTDYVPQLSIYS, from the coding sequence ATGCCGATAGAGAATGAAAGTAATTACCAAGCGAGTAAATACCGCACACCTGACGGCGCGCCTACGGATATCGTCATCTTTACGATTACCTCAGAAGGAAAAGGATCAGTGAAGAAGTCGCTTCCTACTCGGGAGCTGCAAGTGTTATTGATTCAAAGAAAGCAATGGCCATTCGAAGGTCACTGGGCACTTCCGGGTGGTTTCACGATGGAAACCGAAACGATTCAAGAGAGCGCCCGGCGTGAACTAACGGAGGAGACGGGGGTTTCGGACGTACACATTGAATATTTCAATGTATATAGTACGCCGCAGCGCGATCCACGGGGGTGGATGATCTCACATGCGTTCTTCGCGCTCGTGCACGAACGTCATCTTGAGAAACGTCAAGCCGCGGATGATGCAGCTGATGTGCGCCTCTTCCCTATCGATGAAGCACTGGCGATGGATCTCGCTTTTGATCATGAAATCATAATGAAAGATGCTCTTGCTCAAATTCAGCAGAAGATGCTGACGACGACGATTGCCAGAGAGTTCCTGTCCGAAGAATTCACGATGAGTGAGCTGTATCAAGTCATTCAAACGGTCGTTCCGACGTTCAAGGAACGGAATTTCATTCGTAAAATTACATCGACCCAAAGTCGCAAAGGGATTATCGAAGAAGTGCTGGATCATAACGGACAGGGCAAAATGTCTAACCGTTACTCCCAGCGAGCTGCTCAGTTGTACCGATTTACGGATTATGTGCCTCAGCTGTCTATTTACAGCTAG
- a CDS encoding SPW repeat protein: MYLKNVLSACMGLWFLVSPWVFGFEAHTNALYTCALLGSLQFVGSLMALGKTGKKVWQNWLCFMIGAVFIVVPNVYHLDLLAFFSFVVFGFMTILVNYANLYADHQ; encoded by the coding sequence ATGTATTTGAAAAACGTATTGTCCGCTTGTATGGGCCTTTGGTTTCTGGTGAGTCCCTGGGTGTTCGGCTTTGAAGCTCATACGAATGCACTTTATACCTGCGCGCTGCTAGGCAGCTTGCAGTTCGTAGGATCTCTGATGGCCCTTGGGAAAACCGGTAAAAAAGTTTGGCAAAATTGGCTTTGTTTTATGATTGGCGCTGTTTTCATTGTCGTTCCCAACGTGTATCATTTGGATTTACTGGCCTTTTTTTCATTTGTCGTGTTTGGCTTTATGACCATACTTGTCAATTATGCCAATCTATATGCCGATCATCAATGA
- a CDS encoding class I SAM-dependent methyltransferase, with translation MLSSLELIKRYRAGDTNAADQPKWLTYIVSAEERIVNFERIQSIQELAQANPVLDYVERTLHILDGLALSFWKKDLLEEVLIWSEVAKGGTSRDRFMWQEAGIHLYAHNLGSAQLYKLDIGNPSDKSTVIHTLIYTHGLIGQTIRGEVPLKEHAPLIRLIKDNLFSADELRGLLLPLNQCIIAGVSEELWQSVRAQVESLIEQIVSDSLEKEPAIKDRLARLRGNTILKGENFDAEYGKLLDEVPLDALKAFLNGTTLWFVEAALQEFSLEQLVKVFLIIQVSSQTDSIQHISFEPLMNTMYYDYKGSKKVNVYKKRMIEKYLGELAWNDLMKEPLELSQRFNPDGKWGNAHLKHLIDRKPQLPDTLFFTFHFSPAAEKLIEFCVEAEKSPLYEKAVLLLFDLFELRRDAYDRFHNEEEYLATMNQTADYKKMMLDYVVGKRVVDIGPGGGVMLDLIEQYLPDKHPIGIDISSNVIEALERKKQLEGHRWDVMKGDALDLKLYVEPGTIGTVIFSSILHELYSYIPFGGKKFNHATVAAALRSAFDVLAPGGRIVIRDGIMTEPAEQKRTIRFLQEGAMAWLQRYAKDFAGRTIQYEVVAADEVIMPVNDAMEFLYTYTWGEEAYVHEVQEQFGYFTPSEFTAFILDTLGNGAKIVESKHFLQEGYTDALADKVRIMDQDGNVVPLPDSTCLIVIEK, from the coding sequence ATGTTAAGTTCATTAGAATTAATAAAAAGGTATCGGGCAGGGGACACAAATGCCGCAGACCAACCTAAATGGTTAACCTATATCGTTTCGGCGGAGGAGCGCATCGTTAACTTTGAGCGGATTCAGTCGATCCAAGAGCTGGCACAGGCGAACCCTGTGCTTGATTATGTTGAGCGGACATTACATATTTTGGACGGGCTAGCGTTGTCCTTTTGGAAGAAAGATTTACTAGAAGAGGTGTTGATCTGGTCTGAAGTAGCGAAGGGGGGGACTTCAAGAGACCGTTTCATGTGGCAAGAAGCAGGTATTCATCTTTATGCCCATAACCTGGGTTCCGCGCAGCTATATAAGCTTGATATTGGAAATCCAAGCGATAAGTCAACTGTCATACATACGTTAATCTACACCCATGGGCTAATTGGCCAAACGATCCGTGGCGAAGTTCCGCTTAAAGAACATGCACCGTTAATTCGTTTGATAAAGGATAACTTGTTTTCAGCTGATGAATTAAGAGGCTTGCTCTTGCCGCTAAATCAATGCATTATTGCAGGTGTGTCAGAAGAACTCTGGCAATCCGTTCGTGCTCAAGTAGAATCATTAATAGAGCAGATCGTATCCGATTCTCTGGAAAAAGAGCCTGCCATAAAGGATCGCCTTGCCAGATTACGGGGAAACACGATTCTAAAGGGAGAAAATTTCGATGCCGAATATGGGAAACTGCTGGATGAAGTGCCATTAGACGCATTGAAGGCATTTTTGAATGGTACAACTCTATGGTTCGTAGAAGCGGCCCTGCAAGAATTCTCTTTGGAGCAGTTGGTAAAAGTATTCCTGATTATTCAGGTTTCAAGTCAAACTGATTCCATTCAACATATTAGCTTCGAACCTTTGATGAATACGATGTATTACGATTACAAAGGCAGCAAAAAAGTAAACGTGTATAAGAAGAGGATGATTGAGAAATATTTGGGTGAGCTTGCTTGGAATGATTTGATGAAGGAACCGTTGGAATTATCGCAAAGGTTCAACCCCGATGGGAAGTGGGGCAATGCCCATCTGAAGCACCTCATTGATCGAAAGCCGCAGCTCCCGGACACGTTATTCTTTACCTTCCACTTTTCTCCTGCAGCTGAGAAGCTGATTGAATTTTGTGTAGAAGCAGAGAAATCTCCTCTATATGAAAAGGCTGTTCTGCTACTGTTCGATCTGTTCGAATTGCGAAGAGATGCTTATGACCGGTTTCATAACGAGGAAGAATACTTAGCCACGATGAACCAAACGGCTGACTATAAGAAGATGATGCTGGATTATGTTGTTGGGAAGCGGGTTGTCGATATAGGCCCAGGCGGTGGGGTTATGCTGGATCTCATTGAGCAGTATTTGCCGGACAAGCATCCGATTGGGATCGACATTTCGTCGAATGTAATTGAAGCACTGGAACGCAAGAAACAGCTGGAGGGGCATCGGTGGGACGTTATGAAGGGGGATGCACTTGATCTCAAGCTGTATGTAGAGCCGGGTACAATCGGCACGGTCATTTTCTCATCGATCCTGCATGAATTGTATTCCTACATCCCTTTTGGCGGAAAGAAATTCAACCATGCTACGGTTGCTGCTGCGCTGCGAAGCGCTTTCGATGTTCTCGCACCCGGAGGCCGAATCGTTATCCGCGATGGTATTATGACGGAACCGGCGGAACAGAAGCGGACCATTCGCTTTTTGCAAGAAGGGGCGATGGCTTGGCTGCAGCGGTATGCGAAGGATTTCGCAGGGCGAACGATTCAGTATGAGGTCGTAGCTGCGGATGAAGTCATCATGCCCGTGAATGATGCGATGGAATTCCTTTATACCTATACGTGGGGGGAAGAAGCTTATGTGCATGAAGTGCAGGAACAATTCGGTTACTTTACCCCAAGCGAGTTTACTGCTTTCATTCTGGATACATTAGGTAATGGGGCCAAAATTGTGGAGAGCAAGCACTTCCTCCAGGAAGGGTATACGGACGCGTTGGCGGATAAAGTAAGGATCATGGATCAAGATGGAAACGTGGTTCCGCTGCCGGATAGCACGTGTTTGATTGTGATAGAGAAGTAG
- a CDS encoding nicotinate phosphoribosyltransferase yields the protein MKYDNLTLHTDKYQINMMYAHWLQGTYQQKAVFEAYFRKLPFGSGYAVFAGLERVIHYIQNLHFGDEEIAYLRTQEENYREDFLEALRAFKFGGDLQAVPEGTLVFPNEPLVRVVASMFEAQLVETAILNFVNYQTLVATKASRIKQVAPRDVLLEFGTRRAQEADAAIWGARAAYVAGFHATSNLRAGMLFGIPTKGTHAHAWVQAHDTEEEAFRAYAEALPEQVTLLVDTYDTLRSGVPNAIKTARLLQSHGKSMNAIRLDSGDLAYLSQQARRMLDEAGFPEVKIVASNDLDENIIEGLKAQDAKIDVWGVGTQLITAADQPALGGVYKLVAREKNGEFEPVIKISGNPEKVTNPGFKEAYRIINKKTGKAEADYLALQHEVDIKKGERIKLFDPIHPYIYKYINDYKAIPLLHPIFLQGKLVYEEPTLDEIRDYHAQQLQSVWPQYLRKLNPEVYRVNLSAALWKLKMDLIHEHQG from the coding sequence ATGAAATACGACAATTTGACGCTGCACACAGACAAATACCAAATTAATATGATGTACGCGCATTGGCTGCAGGGCACTTATCAGCAGAAAGCTGTTTTCGAAGCCTACTTCCGTAAGCTGCCTTTCGGGAGCGGATATGCGGTCTTCGCTGGTTTAGAGCGGGTGATTCATTACATTCAAAATCTACATTTTGGCGATGAGGAGATCGCCTACTTGCGGACACAGGAAGAGAATTATCGGGAAGATTTCCTGGAGGCGCTGCGCGCATTTAAATTCGGTGGAGACTTGCAGGCTGTCCCGGAAGGTACCCTTGTCTTCCCGAATGAGCCGCTCGTACGCGTAGTGGCAAGCATGTTCGAAGCGCAGCTGGTTGAGACGGCGATTCTCAACTTCGTGAACTATCAGACACTTGTCGCGACCAAAGCTTCGCGGATCAAACAAGTTGCTCCGCGCGATGTGCTGCTGGAGTTCGGCACAAGACGCGCCCAAGAAGCTGACGCTGCTATCTGGGGCGCAAGAGCGGCCTATGTCGCAGGGTTTCATGCGACATCCAACCTCCGAGCCGGGATGCTGTTCGGCATCCCGACCAAAGGCACGCACGCTCACGCATGGGTGCAGGCGCACGACACGGAAGAGGAAGCCTTCCGTGCTTATGCTGAGGCGCTGCCGGAGCAAGTGACGCTGCTCGTCGATACGTACGATACGCTGCGCAGCGGCGTACCGAACGCAATCAAGACCGCGCGTCTGCTGCAGAGCCACGGCAAGAGCATGAACGCCATTCGCTTGGATAGCGGCGATTTGGCGTATTTATCTCAGCAAGCTAGGCGCATGCTGGATGAAGCGGGCTTTCCCGAGGTGAAGATTGTCGCATCGAATGATCTGGATGAGAACATCATCGAGGGGCTGAAAGCCCAAGATGCGAAGATCGACGTCTGGGGCGTCGGCACCCAGCTCATTACTGCAGCCGATCAACCTGCGCTGGGCGGGGTTTACAAGCTAGTTGCCCGTGAGAAGAACGGCGAATTCGAGCCGGTCATTAAGATTTCGGGCAATCCTGAGAAAGTAACCAATCCGGGCTTCAAGGAAGCTTACCGGATCATCAACAAGAAGACAGGCAAAGCGGAAGCCGACTATTTGGCACTTCAGCATGAAGTCGATATCAAGAAGGGGGAACGAATCAAGCTGTTCGATCCCATCCACCCTTATATCTACAAATATATTAATGACTATAAAGCAATTCCATTGCTCCACCCCATCTTTCTCCAAGGGAAGCTTGTCTATGAGGAGCCCACGTTGGATGAAATTCGAGATTATCATGCGCAGCAGTTGCAGTCCGTTTGGCCGCAGTATTTGCGTAAGCTTAATCCGGAAGTTTATCGTGTGAATTTAAGCGCGGCTTTATGGAAGCTGAAG